In Alicyclobacillus macrosporangiidus CPP55, a single window of DNA contains:
- the fliE gene encoding flagellar hook-basal body complex protein FliE — translation MLVNPVVGGNVAGAAASSAEAADGNGEAGTGFAGALAKALDAANQALTAADQTAASYAAGGPVTIDQLMIAEQQATLALNLVVQVRDRVVNAYQSVMNMQV, via the coding sequence ATGCTTGTCAACCCGGTGGTTGGGGGCAACGTCGCGGGAGCGGCGGCGTCATCCGCCGAAGCGGCGGACGGCAATGGAGAGGCCGGGACGGGGTTTGCCGGCGCCTTGGCCAAGGCGCTCGACGCGGCCAATCAGGCCCTGACGGCCGCGGACCAGACGGCCGCTTCGTACGCGGCGGGCGGCCCCGTGACGATCGATCAATTGATGATCGCGGAACAACAGGCCACCCTCGCGCTCAATTTGGTGGTTCAGGTTCGGGATCGGGTCGTCAATGCGTATCAGAGTGTGATGAACATGCAGGTTTGA